In Pseudomonas sp. ADAK18, a single window of DNA contains:
- the nagZ gene encoding beta-N-acetylhexosaminidase, translating to MTAALQGSLMVDVAGTWLTAEDRHLLRQPEVGGLIIFARNIEHPRQVRELSAAIRAVRPDLLLAVDQEGGRVQRLRQGFVRLPAMRALADNPNAEYLAEQCGWIMAAEVLAVGLDLSFAPVLDLDYQRSAVVGSRSFEGDPERAALLAGAFIRGMNSAGMAATGKHFPGHGWAEADSHVAIPNDERSLEQIRANDLVPFARLSKQLAAVMPAHVIYPQVDSQPAGFSRRWLQDILRGELQFDGVIFSDDLSMAGAHVVGDAASRIEAALTAGCDMGLVCNDRAAAELALSAAQRMKVTPSARIARMRGQAIASAEYKQNPRWLTALGALRDAQLID from the coding sequence ATGACTGCGGCCCTGCAAGGCTCATTGATGGTGGACGTTGCCGGTACCTGGCTGACGGCTGAAGATCGCCACTTGTTGCGTCAGCCCGAGGTGGGCGGCCTGATTATTTTTGCGCGCAATATCGAGCATCCGCGTCAGGTGCGTGAGTTGAGCGCGGCGATTCGCGCGGTGCGCCCTGATCTGCTGCTGGCAGTTGACCAGGAAGGCGGCCGTGTCCAACGCCTGCGCCAAGGATTTGTGCGGCTGCCGGCGATGCGTGCCTTGGCGGACAATCCCAACGCCGAGTACCTGGCAGAGCAATGCGGCTGGATTATGGCCGCCGAAGTGTTGGCCGTCGGCCTGGACCTGAGCTTTGCCCCGGTACTGGACCTGGATTACCAGCGCAGTGCCGTCGTAGGCAGTCGTTCATTCGAAGGCGACCCTGAGCGTGCCGCCTTGCTGGCGGGTGCTTTTATTCGCGGCATGAACAGCGCAGGCATGGCTGCCACCGGCAAGCATTTCCCTGGCCACGGCTGGGCTGAAGCTGATTCCCACGTCGCCATTCCCAATGATGAGCGCAGCCTGGAGCAGATTCGCGCCAACGACCTGGTGCCTTTCGCACGACTGAGCAAGCAACTGGCGGCAGTAATGCCAGCCCATGTCATTTACCCACAGGTTGATTCGCAGCCGGCCGGTTTCTCCCGTCGCTGGTTGCAGGACATCCTGCGGGGCGAATTGCAATTTGACGGCGTGATTTTCAGCGACGACCTGTCTATGGCGGGCGCTCATGTGGTCGGTGATGCTGCCAGTCGTATTGAAGCCGCGCTGACTGCCGGCTGCGACATGGGCCTGGTGTGCAACGACCGAGCGGCTGCTGAACTGGCCCTGAGCGCCGCCCAGCGTATGAAGGTCACCCCATCGGCGCGCATCGCGCGGATGCGTGGCCAAGCAATCGCCTCTGCCGAGTACAAGCAGAACCCGCGTTGGCTGACGGCGCTTGGTGCGCTGCGGGATGCTCAATTAATCGACTGA
- a CDS encoding TetR/AcrR family transcriptional regulator yields the protein MAQSETVERILDAAEQLFAEKGFAETSLRLITSKAGVNLAAVNYHFGSKKALIQAVFSRFLGPFCISLDRELERRQAKPENKPSLEDLLEILVEQALVVQPRSGNDLSIFMRLLGLAFSQSQGHLRRYLEDMYGKVFRRYMLLVNEAAPRIPPIELFWRVHFMLGAAAFSMSGIKALRAIAETDFGVNTSIEQVMRLMVPFLAAGMRAETGVTDQTMAAAQLRPRSKSVPAAAKV from the coding sequence ATGGCCCAGTCGGAAACCGTTGAACGCATTCTCGATGCTGCCGAGCAGTTGTTCGCGGAAAAAGGATTTGCTGAAACTTCATTGCGGCTGATCACCAGCAAGGCCGGGGTCAACCTGGCGGCAGTGAACTATCATTTCGGCTCGAAAAAGGCCCTGATCCAGGCAGTGTTCTCGCGCTTCCTGGGGCCGTTCTGCATCAGCCTTGATCGCGAACTGGAGCGCCGCCAGGCCAAGCCTGAGAACAAGCCGAGCCTGGAAGATTTGTTGGAAATCCTGGTCGAACAAGCGTTGGTGGTCCAGCCGCGCAGTGGCAACGACCTGTCAATCTTCATGCGTTTGTTGGGCCTGGCATTCAGCCAGAGCCAGGGGCACTTGCGGCGCTACCTGGAAGACATGTATGGCAAGGTGTTCCGCCGCTATATGTTGCTGGTTAACGAAGCAGCGCCACGTATTCCCCCTATCGAATTGTTCTGGCGCGTGCATTTCATGCTCGGCGCTGCGGCGTTCAGCATGTCCGGGATCAAGGCCCTGCGAGCGATCGCCGAGACTGATTTTGGCGTCAATACCTCCATTGAGCAGGTGATGCGCCTGATGGTGCCGTTCCTGGCTGCTGGTATGCGGGCCGAGACCGGCGTTACCGACCAGACCATGGCCGCTGCCCAGTTGCGCCCGCGCAGCAAGTCCGTACCGGCTGCCGCCAAGGTTTGA
- the lexA gene encoding transcriptional repressor LexA produces the protein MLKLTPRQAEILAFIKRCLDDNGYPPTRAEIAQELGFKSPNAAEEHLKALARKGAIEMTPGASRGIRIPGFEAKADESTLPIIGRVAAGAPILAQQHVEESCNINPTFFHPRADYLLRVHGMSMKDVGIFDGDLLAVHTTREARNGQIVVARIGDEVTVKRFKREGSKVWLLAENPEFAPIEVNLKDQDLVIEGLSVGVIRR, from the coding sequence ATGCTAAAACTGACGCCACGCCAAGCTGAGATTCTCGCCTTCATCAAGCGCTGCCTCGATGACAATGGCTACCCGCCAACTCGGGCAGAAATTGCGCAGGAACTGGGGTTCAAATCGCCCAACGCTGCCGAGGAACACCTCAAGGCTCTCGCCCGCAAAGGTGCGATCGAGATGACCCCAGGCGCTTCACGGGGCATTCGTATCCCTGGCTTCGAGGCCAAGGCCGACGAGTCGACCCTGCCGATCATCGGCCGTGTCGCTGCCGGTGCGCCAATCCTGGCGCAGCAGCACGTCGAGGAGTCCTGCAACATCAACCCGACCTTCTTCCATCCCCGCGCCGACTACCTGCTACGGGTTCATGGCATGAGCATGAAGGACGTCGGCATTTTCGATGGCGACCTGCTGGCCGTCCATACCACCCGCGAAGCCCGCAACGGCCAGATCGTCGTTGCCCGTATCGGCGACGAGGTGACGGTCAAGCGCTTCAAGCGCGAAGGCAGCAAGGTCTGGCTCCTGGCCGAAAACCCCGAGTTCGCACCCATTGAAGTCAACCTGAAGGATCAGGATCTGGTGATTGAAGGCTTGAGCGTCGGCGTTATTCGCCGCTAA
- the sulA gene encoding SOS-induced cell division inhibitor SulA: MQFPHTPQHTQLPLFEAFMMAQPLAPILKESVEAPWSAEPETFSELSLRGAAGNCLNLLAPILRELSEEQDARWLTLIAPPSSLTQAWLRDAGLNRERILLLQPRGTQSAQQLTCEALRLGRSHTVVSWLNPLSTTARQQLISAARDGDAQSLNIRLG; the protein is encoded by the coding sequence ATGCAGTTTCCACACACACCACAACACACTCAGCTTCCGCTGTTTGAAGCCTTCATGATGGCGCAACCCCTTGCGCCAATCCTCAAGGAGTCGGTCGAGGCGCCCTGGAGCGCCGAACCCGAGACGTTCAGTGAACTGTCGTTGCGCGGTGCCGCCGGGAACTGCCTGAACCTGCTGGCCCCCATTCTTCGCGAACTGAGCGAAGAACAGGATGCACGCTGGCTGACACTGATCGCCCCGCCTTCCAGCCTGACCCAGGCCTGGTTACGGGATGCGGGCCTGAATCGCGAGCGCATTCTGTTGCTGCAACCCCGTGGCACACAGAGCGCCCAACAGTTGACCTGCGAAGCCTTGCGCCTGGGCCGTAGCCATACAGTAGTCAGCTGGCTGAACCCGCTGAGTACAACGGCCAGACAGCAGTTGATCAGCGCGGCGCGGGATGGCGACGCACAGAGCCTGAACATTCGATTGGGATAA
- a CDS encoding DUF6586 family protein, whose translation MANELYTRTNQKIYFAGLSLEALGRAEEGKEMNAIALVQAGRESALFHLYGALLGLCHEIAGFYRLPQAGAPRAEMILTREVSESIAIPELAELVEMTQSPDSWLARLLVAHSAMFQPPRVPHKPKGDVTQPLIVAVSLEEEGPEPLSREELESWRQELKKLAIRFRDGLSEC comes from the coding sequence ATGGCTAACGAACTCTATACTCGTACCAATCAGAAAATTTACTTCGCGGGTTTGTCCCTGGAAGCCCTTGGTCGCGCCGAGGAGGGAAAGGAGATGAACGCTATCGCGCTGGTGCAGGCCGGGCGTGAGTCGGCGCTGTTCCACCTCTACGGCGCTTTGTTGGGGTTGTGCCATGAGATCGCCGGGTTCTATCGCCTGCCTCAAGCGGGCGCGCCACGGGCCGAAATGATCCTGACGCGTGAGGTGTCGGAATCCATCGCTATCCCGGAATTGGCCGAGCTGGTGGAAATGACGCAGAGCCCGGACAGTTGGTTGGCACGCTTGCTGGTAGCTCATTCGGCGATGTTCCAGCCACCACGAGTGCCACACAAGCCCAAGGGCGATGTGACCCAGCCGCTGATCGTGGCGGTGAGCCTGGAAGAAGAGGGGCCGGAGCCGTTGAGTCGGGAAGAGCTTGAGAGTTGGCGGCAGGAGCTCAAGAAGCTGGCGATTCGGTTTCGTGATGGGTTGAGTGAGTGCTGA
- the topA gene encoding type I DNA topoisomerase, with the protein MGKSLVIVESPAKAKTINKYLGNEYVVKSSIGHIRDLPTSGSASASKEPAAKRGKAAAGEGPVLTPKEKARKQLVSRMGVDPDHGWKAKYEILPGKEKVIEELRRLAKDADTIYLATDLDREGEAIAWHLREAIGGDDSRYKRVVFNEITKKAIQEAFSKPGELDIDRVNAQQARRFLDRVVGYMVSPLLWAKIARGLSAGRVQSVAVKLVVEREREIRAFNPEEYWEVHADLGTAKGANVRFEVAREKGEAFKPLNEAQAMAALEKLKSSSYSIVKREDKPTSSKASAPFITSTLQQAASNRLGFGVKKTMMMAQRLYEAGYITYMRTDSTNLSLDAVAMARTYIEGEFGKKYLPEKPNVYSSKEGAQEAHEAIRPSDANTEPSKLTGMERDAERLYELIWRQFLACQMLPAQYLSTTVSVGAGDFELRAKGRILKFDGYTRVMPQIAKPGDDDVLPDMAQGDVMKLIKLDPSQHFTKPPARYSEASLVKEMEKRGIGRPSTYAAIISTIQDRGYVALHNRRFYSEKMGDIVTERLSESFSNLMDYGFTAGMEENLDDVAQGERDWKNVLDEFYGDFKKKLEVAESAENGMRANQPVMTDIPCLTCGRPMQIRTASTGVFLGCSGYSLPPKERCKATVNLVPGDEIAADDEGESESLVLRGKHRCPICSTAMDAYLLDEKHKLHICGNNPDCNGYEIEEGTYRIKGYEGPSLECDKCGSEMQLKTGRFGKFFGCTNPTCKNTRKLLKSGDAAPPKMDPVKMPELKCEKVNDTYILRDGASGLFLAASQFPKNRETRAPLVIEIVPHKDEIDPKYHFLCEAPKKDPDGRPAVIRYSRKTKEQYVQTEVEGKPTGWKAFYDGGKWKVEDKRQGA; encoded by the coding sequence ATGGGCAAATCGCTGGTCATTGTGGAATCCCCGGCTAAGGCCAAGACCATCAACAAGTACTTGGGTAACGAGTACGTGGTGAAGTCGAGTATCGGCCATATCCGAGACCTGCCCACCAGCGGTTCGGCTAGCGCCAGCAAGGAGCCAGCCGCCAAGCGCGGCAAGGCGGCTGCGGGCGAAGGTCCGGTGCTCACGCCTAAAGAGAAAGCGCGCAAGCAGCTGGTCTCGCGCATGGGTGTCGATCCCGATCATGGCTGGAAAGCCAAGTACGAGATCCTCCCAGGCAAGGAAAAGGTCATCGAAGAGCTGCGCCGGCTCGCCAAAGATGCTGACACCATCTATCTCGCAACCGACTTGGACCGCGAAGGGGAAGCCATTGCCTGGCACCTGCGGGAAGCCATCGGTGGTGACGACAGCCGCTATAAGCGCGTGGTGTTCAACGAAATTACCAAGAAGGCGATCCAGGAAGCCTTCTCCAAGCCGGGCGAACTGGACATCGACCGCGTCAATGCCCAGCAGGCCCGTCGTTTCCTCGACCGCGTCGTGGGCTACATGGTCTCGCCGTTGCTATGGGCGAAGATCGCCCGTGGCCTGTCTGCCGGTCGTGTGCAATCGGTTGCCGTGAAGCTGGTGGTGGAGCGTGAGCGCGAGATTCGTGCGTTCAACCCCGAAGAGTACTGGGAAGTCCATGCTGACCTCGGCACTGCCAAAGGCGCGAACGTGCGCTTTGAAGTGGCCCGCGAGAAAGGCGAGGCGTTCAAGCCACTCAACGAAGCCCAGGCCATGGCCGCGCTGGAGAAGCTCAAGTCTTCCAGCTACAGCATCGTCAAGCGTGAAGACAAGCCTACCAGCAGTAAGGCGTCGGCACCGTTCATCACATCCACCCTGCAACAGGCCGCGAGTAACCGCCTGGGCTTCGGGGTGAAGAAGACCATGATGATGGCCCAGCGTCTGTATGAAGCGGGCTACATCACGTATATGCGTACCGACTCCACCAACCTGTCGTTGGATGCGGTCGCGATGGCGCGTACCTATATTGAAGGTGAGTTCGGCAAGAAGTACCTGCCGGAAAAACCTAACGTCTACAGCAGCAAGGAAGGTGCACAAGAGGCTCACGAAGCGATTCGTCCTTCTGATGCCAACACCGAGCCAAGTAAGTTGACCGGCATGGAGCGCGACGCTGAGCGCCTTTACGAGCTGATCTGGCGCCAGTTCCTCGCCTGCCAGATGCTGCCGGCGCAATACCTGTCGACCACCGTCAGTGTCGGTGCCGGGGACTTCGAGTTGCGGGCCAAGGGTCGTATCCTCAAGTTCGACGGCTACACCCGTGTCATGCCGCAAATTGCCAAGCCGGGCGACGACGATGTGCTGCCGGATATGGCCCAGGGCGACGTGATGAAGCTGATCAAGCTTGATCCGAGCCAGCACTTCACCAAGCCGCCGGCCCGTTATTCAGAAGCCAGCCTGGTCAAGGAGATGGAGAAACGCGGTATCGGTCGTCCTTCGACCTACGCGGCGATTATTTCCACCATCCAGGACCGTGGTTACGTTGCACTGCATAACCGTCGTTTCTACTCGGAAAAGATGGGCGATATCGTCACCGAGCGTTTATCGGAGAGCTTCTCCAACCTGATGGACTACGGCTTCACCGCCGGCATGGAAGAGAACCTCGATGATGTGGCCCAGGGCGAGCGCGACTGGAAAAATGTGCTCGACGAGTTCTATGGCGACTTCAAGAAAAAACTCGAAGTAGCCGAAAGCGCCGAGAACGGCATGCGCGCCAATCAGCCGGTGATGACGGATATTCCGTGCCTCACCTGCGGGCGACCAATGCAGATTCGAACAGCGTCCACCGGTGTGTTCCTCGGTTGTTCGGGCTATAGCCTGCCGCCGAAAGAGCGCTGCAAGGCGACCGTCAACCTGGTACCAGGCGATGAAATCGCTGCCGATGACGAGGGTGAGTCCGAGTCGCTGGTACTGCGTGGCAAGCATCGCTGCCCAATCTGCAGCACGGCGATGGACGCCTACCTGCTGGATGAGAAGCACAAGCTGCACATCTGCGGTAACAACCCGGATTGCAACGGCTACGAGATCGAGGAAGGCACTTACCGCATCAAGGGCTACGAAGGTCCGAGCCTGGAGTGTGACAAGTGTGGCAGTGAGATGCAGCTCAAGACTGGCCGCTTCGGCAAGTTCTTCGGGTGCACCAACCCTACCTGCAAGAACACCCGCAAACTGCTGAAAAGCGGTGACGCGGCACCGCCGAAAATGGACCCGGTGAAGATGCCTGAACTCAAGTGCGAGAAGGTCAACGACACCTACATCCTACGTGACGGCGCTTCGGGCCTGTTCCTGGCCGCCAGCCAATTTCCGAAAAACCGTGAGACCCGTGCGCCACTGGTGATCGAGATCGTGCCCCACAAGGACGAAATCGATCCGAAGTACCACTTCCTCTGCGAAGCACCGAAGAAAGATCCGGATGGTCGCCCGGCTGTGATCCGCTACAGCCGCAAGACCAAGGAGCAGTACGTGCAGACCGAGGTCGAGGGCAAGCCTACTGGTTGGAAGGCGTTCTACGACGGTGGCAAGTGGAAGGTCGAGGACAAGCGCCAAGGCGCTTGA
- a CDS encoding DUF1653 domain-containing protein, which translates to MKVEPGLYQHYKGPQYRVFNVARHSETEEEVVFYQALYGDYGFWVRPLSMFLETVEVDGEQVPRFALIQVEPSLFSAQ; encoded by the coding sequence ATGAAAGTCGAACCAGGGCTCTACCAACATTATAAAGGTCCGCAGTACCGTGTTTTTAATGTGGCACGGCACTCGGAAACCGAAGAAGAAGTAGTGTTCTACCAAGCACTGTATGGCGATTACGGCTTTTGGGTGCGTCCCTTGAGCATGTTCCTGGAGACTGTCGAGGTTGACGGCGAACAGGTCCCGCGCTTTGCTTTGATCCAGGTCGAACCCAGCCTTTTTTCAGCGCAATAA
- the fadA gene encoding acetyl-CoA C-acyltransferase FadA: MSLNPRDVVIVDFGRTPMGRSKGGMHRNTRAEDMSAHLISKLLERNVKVDPNEVEDVIWGCVNQTLEQGWNIARMASLMTQIPHTAAGQTVSRLCGSSMSALHTAAQAIMTGNGDVFVVGGVEHMGHVSMMHGVDPNPHMSLYAAKASGMMGLTAEMLGKMHGITREAQDAFGLRSHQLAHKATLEGKFKDEIIPMNGYDENGFLKLFDYDETIRPDTTLESLAALKPAFNPKGGTVTAGTSSQITDGASCMIVMSAQRAQDLGIQPMAVIRSMAVAGVDPAIMGYGPVPATQKALKRAGLTISDIDFFELNEAFAAQALPVLKDLKVLDKMNEKVNLHGGAIALGHPFGCSGARISGTLLNVMKQNGGNLGVATMCIGLGQGISTVFERI; the protein is encoded by the coding sequence ATGAGCTTGAATCCAAGAGACGTCGTGATTGTCGACTTCGGTCGTACTCCGATGGGCCGCTCCAAGGGCGGCATGCACCGCAACACCCGCGCCGAAGACATGTCGGCGCACCTGATCAGCAAGTTGCTTGAGCGCAACGTCAAAGTCGACCCTAACGAAGTCGAAGACGTGATCTGGGGCTGCGTGAACCAAACCCTGGAGCAGGGCTGGAACATCGCGCGTATGGCCTCCTTGATGACACAGATCCCGCACACCGCTGCCGGCCAGACCGTCAGCCGCCTGTGTGGTTCGTCCATGAGCGCGCTGCACACCGCCGCACAAGCGATCATGACCGGCAACGGTGATGTATTCGTGGTCGGCGGCGTGGAGCACATGGGCCACGTCAGCATGATGCACGGCGTTGATCCGAACCCGCACATGTCCCTGTACGCGGCGAAAGCCTCGGGCATGATGGGCCTGACCGCAGAAATGCTCGGCAAGATGCACGGCATTACCCGTGAAGCCCAGGACGCGTTTGGCCTGCGCTCCCACCAGCTCGCCCACAAGGCGACCCTGGAAGGCAAGTTCAAGGATGAAATCATCCCGATGAACGGCTACGACGAGAACGGTTTCCTGAAACTGTTCGACTATGACGAAACCATTCGTCCGGATACCACCCTGGAAAGCCTGGCGGCGCTCAAGCCTGCCTTCAATCCAAAGGGCGGCACTGTGACAGCCGGTACTTCGTCGCAGATCACCGACGGTGCCTCGTGCATGATCGTGATGTCGGCCCAGCGTGCCCAGGACCTGGGTATCCAGCCAATGGCGGTGATTCGTTCGATGGCAGTGGCGGGTGTGGATCCGGCAATCATGGGCTATGGTCCAGTACCGGCCACACAAAAAGCATTGAAGCGCGCAGGCCTGACCATCTCCGATATCGACTTCTTCGAGCTCAACGAAGCTTTCGCCGCACAGGCCTTGCCAGTGCTGAAAGATTTGAAAGTACTCGACAAGATGAACGAGAAGGTTAACCTGCACGGCGGCGCGATTGCCCTGGGTCACCCGTTCGGGTGTTCCGGTGCACGTATCTCCGGCACGTTGCTTAACGTGATGAAGCAAAATGGCGGCAACCTTGGGGTTGCTACCATGTGCATTGGTCTCGGCCAAGGCATCTCCACCGTCTTCGAACGCATCTAA
- the fadB gene encoding fatty acid oxidation complex subunit alpha FadB, which produces MIYEGKAITVKALESGIVELKFDLKGESVNKFNRLTLNELRQAVDTIKADASVKGVIVSSGKDVFIVGADITEFVDNFKLPDAELVAGNLEANKIFSDFEDLNVPTVAAINGIALGGGLEMCLAADFRVMSATAKIGLPEVKLGIYPGFGGTVRLPRIIGADNAIEWIAAGKENRAEDALKVGAVDAVVAPDKLAEAALSLIKGAISGEFDYKAKRQPKLEKLKLNAIEQMMSFETAKGFVAGQAGPNYPAPVEAIKTIQKAANFGRDKALEIEAAGFVKLAKTSAAQSLIGLFLNDQELKKKAKAYDEIARDVKQAAVLGAGIMGGGIAYQSASKGTPILMKDINEHGIEQGLAEAAKLLVGRVDKGRMTAAKMAEVLNGIRPTLSYGDFGHVDLVVEAVVENPKVKQAVLAEVEAQVKEDTILASNTSTISITLLAKALKRPENFVGMHFFNPVHMMPLVEVIRGEKSSELAVATTVAYAKKMGKNPIVVNDCPGFLVNRVLFPYFGGFAKLVSAGVDFVRIDKVMEKFGWPMGPAYLMDVVGIDTGHHGRDVMAEGFPDRMKDDRRSAIDALYEAKRLGQKNGKGFYAYETDKKGKQKKVADPSVLEVLKPIVYEQREVSDEDIINWMMIALCLETVRCLEDGIVETAAEADMGLVYGIGFPPFRGGALRYIDSIGVAEFVALADQYADLGPLYHPTAKLREMAKNGQSFFG; this is translated from the coding sequence ATGATTTACGAAGGTAAAGCCATCACGGTTAAGGCTCTTGAAAGTGGCATCGTCGAATTGAAATTCGATCTCAAGGGTGAGTCCGTCAACAAGTTCAACCGTCTAACCCTGAACGAATTGCGTCAGGCCGTAGACACCATCAAAGCTGATGCATCGGTCAAGGGCGTGATCGTCTCCAGCGGCAAAGACGTGTTCATCGTCGGCGCTGACATCACCGAATTCGTCGACAACTTCAAGCTGCCCGATGCCGAGCTTGTGGCTGGCAACCTCGAAGCCAACAAGATTTTCAGCGATTTCGAAGACCTCAACGTGCCGACCGTTGCCGCGATCAATGGCATTGCCCTGGGCGGCGGTCTGGAAATGTGCCTGGCCGCGGACTTCCGCGTCATGTCCGCTACCGCGAAGATCGGCCTGCCGGAAGTCAAGCTGGGCATCTACCCAGGCTTCGGCGGTACCGTGCGCCTGCCGCGCATCATCGGTGCCGACAACGCCATCGAGTGGATTGCCGCGGGCAAGGAAAACCGTGCTGAAGACGCGCTGAAAGTCGGCGCTGTCGATGCCGTGGTTGCTCCCGACAAGCTGGCAGAAGCCGCACTGAGCCTGATCAAAGGCGCCATCAGTGGCGAATTCGATTACAAGGCCAAGCGTCAGCCAAAACTGGAAAAACTCAAGCTCAACGCCATCGAACAGATGATGTCGTTCGAAACCGCCAAAGGTTTCGTGGCAGGCCAAGCCGGCCCGAACTACCCGGCGCCGGTTGAAGCGATCAAGACTATCCAGAAAGCTGCGAACTTCGGTCGCGACAAGGCTCTGGAAATCGAAGCGGCTGGCTTCGTCAAACTGGCCAAGACCTCGGCAGCGCAGAGCTTGATCGGTCTGTTCCTGAACGATCAGGAACTGAAGAAAAAGGCTAAGGCCTACGACGAAATCGCCCGTGACGTGAAACAGGCTGCCGTACTCGGCGCAGGTATCATGGGCGGCGGTATCGCCTATCAGTCGGCGTCCAAAGGCACGCCGATCCTGATGAAAGACATCAACGAGCACGGGATCGAGCAGGGTCTGGCAGAAGCCGCGAAACTGCTGGTGGGCCGCGTTGATAAAGGCCGCATGACTGCTGCGAAAATGGCTGAAGTGCTTAACGGCATTCGTCCTACGCTGTCCTACGGTGATTTCGGCCACGTCGACCTGGTGGTCGAAGCGGTTGTCGAGAACCCGAAGGTCAAGCAGGCGGTACTGGCTGAAGTTGAGGCTCAGGTCAAAGAAGATACGATCCTGGCTTCGAACACCTCGACCATTTCCATCACCTTGCTGGCGAAAGCCCTCAAACGTCCGGAAAACTTCGTCGGCATGCACTTCTTCAACCCGGTGCACATGATGCCGCTGGTAGAAGTGATCCGTGGCGAGAAGTCCAGCGAACTGGCAGTGGCGACCACCGTTGCCTACGCCAAGAAAATGGGCAAGAACCCGATCGTCGTTAATGACTGCCCGGGCTTCCTGGTCAACCGCGTTCTGTTCCCGTACTTCGGCGGTTTCGCCAAGCTGGTCAGTGCAGGTGTGGACTTCGTCCGTATCGACAAGGTCATGGAAAAGTTCGGCTGGCCAATGGGCCCGGCGTACCTGATGGACGTGGTCGGCATCGACACCGGTCACCACGGTCGCGACGTCATGGCTGAAGGCTTCCCGGACCGCATGAAAGATGACCGCCGTTCGGCGATCGACGCACTCTACGAAGCCAAGCGCTTGGGCCAGAAGAATGGCAAAGGTTTCTACGCCTACGAGACCGACAAGAAGGGCAAGCAGAAGAAAGTTGCCGATCCATCGGTGCTGGAAGTGCTCAAGCCGATTGTCTACGAACAGCGTGAAGTGTCCGACGAGGACATCATTAACTGGATGATGATCGCGTTGTGCCTGGAAACCGTGCGTTGCCTGGAAGACGGCATCGTTGAAACCGCAGCCGAAGCCGACATGGGCCTGGTCTACGGTATTGGTTTCCCTCCGTTCCGTGGTGGTGCGCTGCGTTACATCGATTCGATCGGTGTAGCCGAGTTCGTTGCCCTGGCTGATCAATACGCTGATTTGGGCCCGCTGTACCACCCGACTGCGAAGCTGCGTGAGATGGCCAAAAACGGCCAGAGCTTCTTCGGTTAA
- a CDS encoding universal stress protein — translation MSYEHILVAVDLTEECDPVIKRARAFAVASNAKLSLVHIVEPMAMAFGGDVPMDLSQLQQQQFDQAKERLDRLILKYPEVTKENSHLTYGQPRQEIHHLAKEQNCDLIVVGSHGRHGLALLLGSTANDVLHGAPCDVLAVKLVKAS, via the coding sequence ATGTCATACGAACATATTCTGGTCGCCGTGGACCTGACCGAAGAGTGCGATCCAGTGATCAAGCGCGCACGGGCCTTTGCAGTCGCCAGCAACGCAAAACTGTCGTTGGTGCATATCGTCGAGCCTATGGCCATGGCGTTTGGTGGCGACGTGCCTATGGATCTCTCCCAGTTGCAGCAACAACAGTTTGATCAGGCCAAAGAGCGCCTTGATCGATTGATCCTTAAATACCCTGAAGTGACGAAGGAAAATTCTCACCTCACCTACGGCCAGCCGCGCCAGGAAATCCATCACCTGGCCAAGGAGCAAAACTGCGACCTGATCGTGGTTGGCAGCCATGGCCGCCACGGCTTGGCCTTGTTGCTGGGCTCCACTGCCAACGATGTACTGCACGGTGCCCCGTGCGATGTGCTGGCGGTGAAGCTGGTGAAAGCCTCTTAA